One window of the Candidatus Woesearchaeota archaeon genome contains the following:
- a CDS encoding Holliday junction resolvase encodes MSHKSKGTAGERELVKRFWDNGWAAIRSPGSGSSRLPSPDIIAGTRTRKIVIEAKMTKDDRKYFEDEEIAQIRKFGEVFGAEPWVAVKFKGEDWLFLTLEDLAKTEKGSAITKDIAKIKGLLLEEVIK; translated from the coding sequence ATGTCGCATAAAAGCAAAGGCACGGCAGGAGAACGAGAATTGGTAAAGAGATTCTGGGACAATGGATGGGCTGCAATCCGCAGCCCGGGGTCAGGCTCATCGCGATTGCCGAGCCCCGATATCATTGCCGGCACAAGAACGAGAAAAATAGTCATTGAGGCAAAAATGACCAAAGATGACAGGAAGTACTTTGAGGATGAAGAAATCGCGCAGATCAGGAAATTTGGTGAAGTCTTTGGCGCAGAGCCGTGGGTTGCTGTGAAATTCAAAGGAGAGGACTGGCTGTTTCTTACGCTGGAGGACCTTGCAAAAACTGAGAAGGGGTCTGCAATAACAAAGGATATCGCCAAAATCAAAGGCTTGCTCCTGGAAGAAGTGATAAAATAG
- the endA gene encoding tRNA-intron lyase: MPKKQDRQDKKEMPKNIVRAKELVNAIYSNDRIITFNTDQARELGQNSGYGSFLEDGRLQLSYLETYYLIEKKKLHLADSRNNEVLPDSFLKKAKRHEKNFWTKYVVFRDIRNRGYIIKTALKFGADFRVYDRGVKPGQDHAKWVLYPVGESSNLTWHEFAAKNRVAHSTKKRLLVGIVDDENDVTYYEIKWVRP; this comes from the coding sequence ATGCCAAAAAAACAGGATAGGCAGGATAAAAAGGAAATGCCAAAGAATATTGTCAGGGCCAAGGAATTGGTCAATGCCATATACAGCAATGACCGCATCATAACCTTCAATACCGACCAGGCAAGGGAACTGGGGCAAAACAGTGGATATGGCTCTTTTTTGGAGGACGGCAGGCTGCAGCTTTCCTACCTGGAAACCTACTATCTGATTGAAAAAAAGAAGCTGCATTTGGCAGATAGCAGGAATAATGAGGTTTTGCCGGACAGTTTTCTCAAAAAGGCAAAAAGGCATGAAAAAAATTTCTGGACAAAATATGTTGTTTTCAGGGATATCCGCAACAGGGGGTATATAATAAAAACTGCCCTGAAATTTGGTGCGGATTTTCGGGTGTATGACCGGGGGGTCAAGCCGGGCCAGGACCATGCCAAGTGGGTTCTTTATCCTGTGGGTGAGAGTTCAAACCTGACGTGGCATGAGTTTGCAGCAAAAAACCGCGTTGCGCATTCCACAAAAAAAAGGCTGCTGGTGGGCATTGTCGATGATGAGAACGATGTCACTTATTATGAAATTAAATGGGTGAGGCCATAG
- a CDS encoding TldD/PmbA family protein, translating into MAQSEKEREKTGSNVNIGKVASRTLKLLASKGCDDAIVEAKEARQSQIKFVNNKILGISNVDHVGMDIFVSQKGKTAATTIENLDEEYISAAISKLIGLLKYMPVNKGFKGISKGPFRYRKVKMSYDTKIANLGKNAADIVEKGIDLAKKEGASRVSGNFDYGKTRSAICTTEGTEAEETGTHAYFSIRSFASKEASGHKTACARMLGKLDYATAAKRSGQMAMQGINPEQLDSGKYEVIFDPMAFAVLADNVASACSIFSVESGLSFLGDKIGKEVASRDFTMVDDGRLANGFGSSMFDDEGTPTSRNATIENGKLRSFLYNYSAALRHKSKYKAKNTANAGIVSPEPWNTIVMPGKRRSEKLFKDVSKGLYITNIWYTRFKNYSTGDFSTIPRDSIFLISDGKIKKAVKGIRISDNMLRMLKNIYQISDKPEQVIGWETERPVTTPFVAINDVNVSKSV; encoded by the coding sequence ATGGCACAATCAGAAAAAGAAAGAGAAAAAACTGGAAGCAATGTCAACATAGGCAAGGTAGCCAGCAGAACTTTGAAATTACTGGCAAGCAAAGGGTGTGATGATGCCATTGTAGAGGCCAAGGAGGCCAGGCAAAGCCAAATTAAATTTGTGAACAATAAAATTCTCGGGATTAGCAATGTAGACCATGTTGGAATGGATATATTTGTAAGCCAAAAAGGAAAAACTGCGGCCACAACAATCGAAAACCTGGATGAAGAGTATATCAGCGCTGCAATAAGCAAATTGATTGGCCTGCTAAAATACATGCCTGTTAATAAAGGATTTAAGGGAATATCAAAAGGGCCTTTCAGGTACAGGAAAGTCAAGATGTCCTATGACACAAAAATAGCCAATCTCGGCAAAAATGCCGCAGACATTGTGGAGAAGGGGATTGACTTGGCAAAAAAGGAGGGCGCCTCAAGGGTCTCCGGAAACTTCGATTATGGCAAGACAAGATCAGCAATATGCACCACAGAAGGCACAGAGGCCGAGGAAACGGGCACGCATGCGTACTTCAGCATAAGGTCTTTCGCCAGCAAGGAAGCATCTGGCCATAAAACAGCATGCGCAAGAATGCTGGGGAAGCTAGATTATGCAACTGCTGCAAAGAGGTCCGGGCAGATGGCAATGCAGGGAATAAATCCTGAGCAATTGGACAGCGGAAAATATGAGGTTATTTTTGACCCCATGGCCTTTGCTGTGCTGGCCGACAATGTCGCAAGCGCCTGCTCGATTTTTTCTGTTGAATCCGGACTTTCGTTTCTTGGGGATAAAATAGGGAAGGAGGTTGCCAGCAGGGATTTTACCATGGTGGATGATGGGAGGCTTGCCAACGGCTTTGGGTCAAGCATGTTTGATGACGAAGGCACGCCAACATCGCGCAATGCTACAATTGAAAATGGAAAACTCAGGTCATTCCTGTACAATTATTCCGCAGCACTGCGTCACAAATCAAAATACAAGGCAAAAAATACTGCAAATGCCGGAATTGTTTCGCCTGAACCCTGGAACACAATTGTTATGCCGGGAAAAAGAAGAAGCGAGAAGCTTTTTAAAGATGTGAGCAAAGGCTTATATATCACCAACATTTGGTATACTAGATTCAAGAATTATTCGACGGGAGATTTTTCAACAATCCCCAGAGACAGCATCTTTTTAATCAGCGACGGAAAAATTAAAAAAGCGGTGAAGGGCATAAGGATAAGTGATAACATGCTGCGAATGCTAAAAAATATTTATCAAATTTCTGACAAGCCCGAGCAGGTTATTGGTTGGGAGACTGAAAGGCCAGTTACAACCCCGTTTGTCGCAATAAATGATGTCAATGTTTCAAAATCGGTGTAA
- the rnz gene encoding ribonuclease Z: MIEVLFLGTSCMKPTKERNPAAVLISYAGEGILMDCGEGTQRQFRAIDMKPTKVTKILITHWHGDHVLGLPGLLQTIGSEDRPKTIEIYGPRGTKKFFENMAHSFYFDRVLDMKIVEVENGRFFENESFALEAMELEHNVPTLGYAFVEKDRRRISVPFVKKLGIPDGPLLGKLQMGKDIEWKGKKVTAEEATSIVKGKKIAYITDTAICKNCITLAQDADLLISESVYEEGLHEKASQYKHMTAVQAASIANTANVKKLVLTHFSQRYKTTEKVQEEAKAHFSNVLCAYDFLKVKV; the protein is encoded by the coding sequence ATGATTGAAGTGCTATTCTTGGGCACAAGTTGCATGAAGCCCACAAAGGAAAGGAATCCTGCGGCAGTCCTGATTAGCTATGCCGGTGAAGGCATCCTAATGGACTGTGGGGAAGGCACGCAAAGACAGTTCAGGGCAATCGATATGAAGCCCACAAAAGTGACAAAAATACTGATAACGCACTGGCACGGGGACCATGTTCTCGGGCTGCCCGGCTTATTGCAGACTATCGGAAGCGAGGACAGACCAAAGACCATTGAAATTTACGGGCCCAGAGGAACCAAGAAATTTTTTGAGAATATGGCCCATTCATTTTATTTTGACCGGGTCCTGGACATGAAAATTGTTGAGGTCGAGAACGGCCGATTTTTTGAGAACGAGAGCTTTGCGCTGGAGGCAATGGAGCTGGAGCACAATGTGCCGACGCTCGGCTATGCCTTCGTGGAAAAGGATAGAAGGAGGATTAGTGTTCCATTCGTCAAAAAGCTTGGCATACCTGATGGACCCCTGCTCGGGAAGTTGCAGATGGGCAAGGATATAGAATGGAAAGGGAAAAAAGTCACTGCAGAGGAAGCCACTTCAATTGTCAAAGGCAAGAAAATAGCTTATATAACCGATACTGCCATTTGCAAAAATTGCATCACACTAGCACAGGATGCAGACCTTCTGATTTCAGAGTCTGTTTATGAAGAGGGCCTGCATGAGAAGGCCAGCCAGTATAAGCACATGACAGCGGTCCAGGCAGCTTCAATTGCAAACACAGCAAATGTAAAAAAGCTTGTCCTGACGCATTTCAGCCAAAGATACAAGACAACTGAAAAAGTGCAGGAGGAGGCAAAAGCGCATTTCAGCAATGTGCTTTGTGCATATGATTTCTTGAAGGTCAAGGTATAG
- a CDS encoding class I SAM-dependent methyltransferase family protein has protein sequence MKCIKVSMRYAEKLKGMLVRESILHREMKAVKEKGYVYFPLAGHMPGRVLMQKIKSGSLPAGAFRVVNRSIAAPRKSGAQKAAQAHLGGFDVVGDIAILEIPRHLVKQQKIIAKSILGNHRNIATVLKKKGGHEGTYRLQKMIYLAGKNKRETIHKEHGCSIKLDVERVYFSPRLSNERKRIFSQVRPNEKVLVMFSGGGAYPVTIARNSRASLIAGVEINPVGHKYALESVRLNKIKNVNLIRGDVRKEVPKLKEKFDRIVMPLPKSAENFLSFALARSKHGAIIHLYNFFDTSLGETEPTDALQAIKRAFAKARRKYKILKWVTCGQIAPRSYRICIDILVR, from the coding sequence ATGAAATGCATTAAGGTAAGCATGCGATATGCTGAAAAACTAAAGGGAATGCTTGTCAGGGAAAGCATATTGCACCGGGAAATGAAGGCCGTCAAGGAAAAGGGATATGTTTATTTTCCATTGGCAGGGCATATGCCTGGCCGTGTCCTTATGCAAAAAATAAAATCAGGCAGTTTGCCTGCTGGTGCATTCCGAGTTGTAAACCGCTCCATTGCAGCGCCAAGAAAATCCGGGGCGCAGAAAGCTGCTCAGGCACATCTTGGAGGCTTCGACGTGGTTGGTGATATTGCCATTCTTGAAATTCCAAGGCATTTGGTCAAGCAGCAGAAAATTATTGCCAAGTCTATTCTGGGGAATCACAGGAATATTGCCACTGTCCTCAAGAAAAAGGGGGGGCATGAGGGAACATACCGGCTTCAGAAAATGATTTATCTTGCAGGAAAGAACAAGCGGGAAACAATCCATAAGGAGCATGGCTGCTCAATCAAGCTTGATGTCGAACGGGTTTATTTTTCCCCAAGGCTGTCCAATGAGAGAAAGCGGATATTCTCCCAGGTCAGGCCTAATGAAAAGGTCCTTGTCATGTTTTCAGGGGGCGGTGCATATCCGGTGACAATTGCCCGGAATAGCAGGGCGTCCCTTATCGCAGGGGTGGAAATCAATCCCGTTGGCCATAAATACGCCCTTGAAAGCGTCAGGCTGAATAAAATCAAAAATGTAAATCTTATAAGGGGCGATGTAAGAAAGGAAGTGCCAAAACTTAAGGAAAAATTCGACCGGATTGTAATGCCCCTGCCAAAATCTGCAGAAAATTTCCTGTCGTTTGCGCTGGCCAGGTCCAAGCATGGAGCAATCATCCACCTTTACAATTTTTTTGACACGTCACTCGGTGAAACAGAGCCAACAGATGCTTTGCAGGCTATTAAACGTGCATTTGCCAAGGCCAGGAGGAAATACAAGATTCTAAAATGGGTTACATGCGGGCAAATCGCGCCCAGAAGCTATAGGATATGCATAGACATTCTTGTCCGATAA
- a CDS encoding ORC1-type DNA replication protein, whose protein sequence is MAQRGLSIFFENFLKKQSLFANKKAIQTTYMPESISHRDSQIQQLANILAPSLKLETPSNVFVYGKTGTGKTLCVKYVSEQISQVAKKQEIPVKILYINCKMKKIADTEYRLIAQLAREFGKAIPATGLPTDEVYKAFFNAIDGQRQSVIIVLDEIDQLIKKSGDEILYNLTRANSEFNNSHISIVGISNDLLFADNLDPRIKSSLSEEEVTFAPYNAVQLQQILKQRGKEAFKENVLGEGTIEKCSAFAAWEHGDARRALDLLRVAGEVAEREGSQTVEITHVDQAEEKLEKERVLEITATQPRQTQTLLYSIVALSPKENQTIFTGEVYEIYKKLCFKTNIRPLTIRRISDIIAELDMQGIISTRTISKGRYGRTREISLSIPHHLKGNMEKLLKEALEIQDG, encoded by the coding sequence ATGGCTCAAAGGGGGTTAAGCATCTTTTTTGAAAATTTTCTCAAAAAACAGTCTTTGTTTGCTAATAAAAAAGCCATCCAAACGACCTACATGCCGGAGTCTATTTCACACAGGGACAGCCAAATACAACAGCTGGCTAATATACTGGCGCCTTCCCTAAAATTAGAAACTCCCTCAAATGTTTTTGTTTATGGCAAAACCGGAACAGGCAAAACACTCTGTGTCAAATATGTTTCTGAGCAAATAAGCCAGGTAGCAAAAAAACAGGAAATCCCAGTCAAAATCCTCTACATAAACTGCAAAATGAAAAAAATTGCGGACACCGAGTACAGGCTCATTGCGCAACTTGCCCGGGAGTTTGGCAAGGCAATACCTGCAACAGGCCTGCCCACAGATGAGGTGTATAAGGCCTTTTTCAATGCAATAGACGGGCAAAGGCAATCGGTCATCATTGTCCTGGATGAGATTGACCAGCTCATCAAGAAAAGCGGGGACGAAATACTTTACAACCTGACCAGGGCAAACTCCGAATTCAATAACAGCCACATCTCAATTGTGGGGATATCAAACGATCTGCTGTTTGCCGATAACCTTGACCCGCGAATCAAAAGCAGCCTTTCCGAGGAAGAGGTCACCTTCGCGCCGTACAATGCGGTGCAGCTTCAGCAAATCTTAAAGCAGAGAGGGAAAGAGGCATTCAAGGAAAATGTTTTAGGGGAAGGCACTATTGAAAAATGCTCAGCCTTCGCGGCATGGGAGCATGGGGACGCAAGGCGGGCCCTTGACCTTCTGAGGGTCGCAGGGGAAGTTGCAGAAAGGGAAGGCTCGCAAACCGTTGAAATTACGCATGTAGACCAGGCAGAAGAAAAACTTGAGAAAGAAAGGGTTCTTGAAATAACAGCGACCCAGCCGCGCCAGACCCAGACCTTGTTATATTCAATCGTTGCGCTTAGCCCAAAGGAGAACCAAACCATTTTTACTGGCGAAGTTTATGAAATATACAAAAAGCTATGTTTCAAGACAAATATAAGGCCGCTGACAATCCGCAGAATTTCCGACATCATTGCCGAGCTTGATATGCAGGGGATAATCAGCACAAGAACAATCTCCAAGGGCAGATATGGGAGGACACGTGAAATCTCTTTATCAATACCACACCACCTCAAGGGCAACATGGAAAAGCTCCTGAAGGAGGCGCTGGAAATACAAGATGGGTAA
- the fen gene encoding flap endonuclease-1 yields the protein MGVPITDILSRKEISVPDIYGKVIAVDAYNHIYQFLSTIRQRDGTPLMDSKGGITSHLSGLFSRTANLMERNVRLVYVFDGKAPDMKRTEQERRQKAKQKAEAKYKIAVQKEDIDGMRKYASRTSRLTAEMIEESKSLLTAMGVPIVQAPSEGEAQAAHVVREGHAYAVASQDADSLLFGTPLLIRNLSISGRRKKASSALYEQVSPELVDLEKTLAELDISQDQLIALALLVGTDYNSAGIKGIGPKKALQLVKEHANDFDALFSAVSWSQHYDVSWKEIFRQFKEMPVTSDYTLNWRDINDSLVIDLLVGQHDFSNERVSATLDKLHKAQSQNRQKGLGEYF from the coding sequence ATGGGAGTGCCTATAACTGACATCCTGTCCAGAAAGGAAATTTCCGTGCCAGATATCTATGGGAAAGTTATTGCAGTTGACGCATACAACCACATTTATCAATTTCTTTCTACAATACGGCAGAGGGATGGCACGCCTTTAATGGACAGCAAGGGGGGCATAACATCCCATTTGTCCGGCTTATTTTCACGCACGGCAAACCTGATGGAACGAAATGTCAGGCTTGTGTATGTTTTTGACGGCAAGGCTCCAGATATGAAACGCACTGAGCAGGAGCGAAGGCAAAAGGCCAAGCAAAAGGCAGAGGCAAAATACAAAATTGCAGTTCAAAAAGAAGACATTGATGGGATGAGGAAATACGCTTCCAGGACATCAAGGCTTACTGCCGAAATGATTGAAGAGTCCAAATCACTCCTGACTGCCATGGGTGTCCCTATTGTTCAGGCACCTTCTGAGGGCGAAGCCCAGGCTGCACACGTGGTCAGGGAAGGGCACGCCTATGCAGTTGCATCCCAGGATGCCGACAGTCTTTTGTTCGGCACGCCTCTGTTGATCAGAAATCTATCCATATCTGGGCGAAGAAAAAAAGCCAGCAGCGCACTCTATGAGCAAGTCAGTCCTGAGCTGGTCGACCTGGAGAAAACTCTTGCCGAATTGGATATCAGCCAAGATCAACTGATTGCCCTTGCCCTTCTTGTTGGAACTGACTATAATTCAGCAGGCATCAAGGGCATTGGGCCAAAAAAAGCCCTTCAACTGGTTAAGGAGCATGCCAACGATTTTGATGCGCTTTTCAGTGCTGTTTCCTGGAGTCAGCACTATGATGTTTCCTGGAAAGAGATATTCAGGCAATTCAAGGAAATGCCTGTGACAAGCGATTATACTCTCAACTGGCGGGATATCAATGACTCCCTGGTTATCGACTTGCTCGTTGGGCAGCATGATTTTTCCAACGAAAGGGTTTCTGCCACACTTGATAAGCTTCATAAGGCGCAAAGCCAAAACCGGCAAAAAGGGCTGGGGGAATATTTCTGA
- a CDS encoding NFYB/HAP3 family transcription factor subunit, giving the protein MGQKNIKRTLPLASMDKILKKSGAERVSDSAKEELKVYLEEIAETVSINAVKLAGHAGRKTIKASDVTLAIKS; this is encoded by the coding sequence ATGGGCCAAAAAAATATCAAAAGAACCTTGCCACTCGCGTCAATGGACAAGATTTTGAAAAAATCTGGCGCTGAAAGAGTCTCAGACTCAGCAAAAGAAGAACTTAAGGTGTATCTTGAAGAGATTGCTGAAACCGTGAGCATTAATGCCGTGAAGCTGGCTGGCCACGCCGGTAGAAAAACCATCAAGGCTTCAGACGTAACTCTTGCCATAAAATCCTAA
- a CDS encoding AAA family ATPase: MDEKEVAGGVVTRYSASISTNGSSTDEENKILRETIGHMREELEKFRRPPLLVCEVSEIMNKNAVIKVPNGNNFYVEISNNLSNLKVGDTVLVEQKNLTILKKIPGTKLFNVDKFVIVESPKVAWGEIGGLEAQIEEIKEVIELPLKKPELFKKVGIQPPKGILLYGEPGTGKTLLAKAVAASTKSTFIEIVGSELVQKFIGEGAKLVKEIFQLAREKAPSIIYIDELDALAAKRIDLGTSGEREVQRTFMQLLAEIDGFKHLGMVKVIGCTNRIDILDPAILRPGRLDRLIKVPLPDAEGRKMICKIHSKNMSLEKFDMDPLIHQMENFSGAEIKAVCTEAGYYAIRDSRSIINEKDFLAAIDKIKKSNAEDTDFAGMFG; the protein is encoded by the coding sequence ATGGATGAGAAAGAGGTTGCAGGAGGCGTAGTCACCAGGTATTCTGCCAGCATCTCGACTAACGGCAGCAGCACTGATGAAGAAAACAAAATCCTAAGGGAAACAATTGGCCATATGAGGGAAGAGCTGGAGAAATTCAGGCGCCCGCCGCTCCTTGTCTGCGAAGTCAGCGAGATAATGAACAAGAATGCAGTAATAAAAGTACCAAATGGCAACAATTTCTATGTGGAGATTTCCAACAACCTTTCAAACCTGAAAGTAGGGGACACTGTTCTGGTCGAGCAGAAAAACCTGACAATCCTGAAAAAGATTCCAGGCACAAAGCTGTTCAATGTTGACAAATTTGTGATAGTTGAGAGCCCGAAAGTTGCTTGGGGTGAGATAGGCGGCCTCGAAGCCCAAATTGAGGAAATCAAGGAGGTCATTGAGCTGCCCCTGAAAAAGCCGGAGCTTTTCAAAAAAGTAGGGATACAGCCTCCAAAGGGAATTCTGCTGTACGGCGAACCCGGGACTGGAAAAACCCTGCTCGCGAAGGCAGTTGCGGCCTCTACAAAAAGCACATTCATCGAGATTGTCGGCTCGGAGCTCGTGCAGAAATTCATCGGGGAGGGCGCAAAGCTCGTTAAGGAGATTTTCCAGCTTGCAAGAGAAAAGGCTCCATCAATTATTTACATTGACGAGCTGGATGCACTTGCTGCAAAAAGAATTGACCTCGGTACATCGGGTGAACGGGAAGTGCAGAGGACATTCATGCAGTTGCTTGCTGAAATTGACGGGTTCAAGCACCTTGGCATGGTCAAGGTTATTGGCTGCACAAACAGGATAGATATTCTCGATCCGGCAATACTCAGGCCAGGAAGGCTGGACAGGCTGATCAAGGTGCCTTTGCCTGACGCTGAAGGCAGGAAAATGATTTGCAAAATCCACAGCAAGAATATGTCGCTTGAAAAGTTTGACATGGACCCGCTGATCCATCAGATGGAAAATTTCTCAGGCGCTGAAATCAAGGCTGTTTGCACAGAAGCCGGCTATTACGCGATAAGGGACAGCCGGAGCATCATTAATGAGAAGGATTTCCTGGCAGCAATTGATAAGATCAAAAAATCCAATGCTGAAGACACTGATTTCGCCGGAATGTTTGGGTAG
- a CDS encoding TldD/PmbA family protein, whose product MRNVNSDLADFSVDFLRKLGADFAEAREEEYQSNMIIIKNGAVEIAGCQESVGIGVKFVVNGCYGFCSVNRIDRDLLKKVIEGSFRQAKKSSGIRNAGQSPNGEKAIKDISRVAYKTNPLDVPLDKKIGYIREMDKGLLSHGIKIPARFWTWTDGMVNKYYVNSEGSKILSQFPMVGLDYSLSIKIGNSMAQRYWQHASQAGWEAIKDWNLEGQLKEHLLALEDNARHGKKPPHGEIDLITGSEVTGIIAHESCGHPYEADRILGREAAQAGESFLESGSVGTRMGNEKLNLVDDPTAAGKVGSYKFDDEGIGARRKYLIKNGKVNEFLHNRSTSREMGVKSNGSARASSFDKDALVRMSNTFFLPGEQSFEELVEGVKSGIFMKNFTEWNIDDKRINQKYVGSEAYLIENGKIAGPVKSPVLEISTFKLYAAIDASSRDMFELHAATCGKGEPMQGLGVSMGGPCLRIKGIRLSN is encoded by the coding sequence ATGCGCAATGTTAATTCTGACCTGGCTGATTTTTCCGTGGATTTCCTCAGGAAATTAGGCGCTGATTTTGCTGAGGCCAGGGAAGAAGAATACCAGTCCAACATGATAATAATAAAAAATGGCGCTGTTGAGATTGCCGGCTGCCAGGAAAGCGTTGGCATCGGAGTCAAATTCGTAGTCAATGGATGTTATGGTTTCTGCTCTGTAAACCGGATTGACAGGGATCTTTTAAAAAAAGTGATTGAGGGCTCCTTTCGGCAGGCAAAAAAGTCATCTGGCATCCGAAACGCCGGCCAAAGCCCAAATGGAGAAAAGGCAATCAAGGATATTTCCAGAGTAGCGTATAAAACGAATCCGCTGGATGTGCCCCTTGACAAAAAAATTGGCTATATAAGGGAGATGGACAAGGGATTGCTGTCGCACGGCATAAAAATCCCTGCAAGGTTCTGGACCTGGACAGACGGCATGGTGAATAAGTATTATGTGAATTCCGAAGGCAGCAAAATATTGTCACAGTTTCCAATGGTTGGCCTTGACTATAGCCTGTCGATAAAAATTGGAAATTCCATGGCGCAGAGATACTGGCAGCATGCAAGCCAGGCAGGATGGGAGGCAATTAAGGATTGGAACCTGGAAGGCCAGCTCAAGGAGCATTTGCTGGCGCTGGAAGACAATGCGAGGCACGGAAAAAAACCGCCGCATGGTGAAATTGACCTTATCACTGGATCAGAAGTTACAGGGATAATCGCGCATGAAAGCTGCGGACACCCTTATGAAGCTGATAGGATTCTGGGAAGGGAAGCAGCACAGGCAGGCGAGAGCTTTCTTGAAAGCGGCAGCGTTGGCACAAGAATGGGCAATGAAAAGCTCAACCTGGTTGATGACCCCACTGCCGCCGGAAAGGTTGGAAGCTATAAGTTTGATGATGAGGGAATAGGGGCAAGAAGGAAATACCTGATTAAAAATGGGAAGGTGAATGAGTTCCTTCACAACAGGTCAACATCAAGGGAGATGGGCGTGAAAAGCAATGGCTCGGCAAGGGCCTCTTCCTTTGACAAGGATGCATTGGTAAGGATGAGCAACACTTTCTTTCTGCCCGGGGAACAGTCATTTGAGGAACTTGTTGAGGGGGTGAAAAGTGGGATTTTCATGAAAAATTTCACCGAATGGAACATCGATGATAAAAGAATAAACCAGAAATATGTTGGAAGCGAGGCTTATTTGATTGAAAATGGGAAAATTGCCGGCCCTGTGAAAAGCCCTGTGCTGGAAATCAGCACATTCAAGCTGTATGCCGCAATAGATGCCTCATCAAGGGACATGTTTGAGCTGCATGCCGCAACCTGTGGAAAAGGCGAGCCAATGCAAGGCTTAGGTGTGAGCATGGGCGGGCCATGCCTGAGAATAAAGGGGATTAGGCTCAGCAATTAG